In Fusobacterium massiliense, the genomic stretch AAACTCAACTCTACCATCAAAAACTTTTATATTTTTAAAACCAAGAGAAAGACATTCTTCTTTAACAACACTTTCTAATCCCATTGTAGTTGATGCTATAAAAATCATTTTTCTCCCTCTCTCTCAGCTTTTTTTACTAAATCTTTATAAAATAATCTTATTATTGATAATAATGGTGTTCCTAAAAACATTCCTAGTAAACCAAATAAATTACCAAAAACTATCATTGAAACCATAACCCAAAATGAACTCAATCCTACCTTATCTCCAATTATCTTCGGTCCAACTATAAAACCATCAACAAGTTGAGAAATTACAATAGCAACTATTAAAAATATTGTTTTTATTGGAGCAATTATAAGTATTAAGAAAAATGCTATTATTCCTCCAACTAATGAACCTACATAAGGTATCATATTTCCTATTCCTAGTAGTATGCCACTTAATGCTGCATAAGGAGTTCCTGTTATCAATAAAGTTATATAGACGCATAAACCCACAATGAAAGAAACTATTATTTTCCCACCAATATAGTTTAAAAATATAGTTTCTGAAGCTTTTAATTTAAGCATTACATAATCTGTATTTTTCTCTCCAAATATTATTTTTACAATATTTTTTAATGTATTTAACAGTCTTTCTCTATCTAGCAATATTAAAAATGCTAATATAAAAGCTACTACTACATTTGTAAGTCCCACTGACCAACGAACAATATTTCCTAATAATACTGAGCCTATTTTTTGTATACTAGAAGAATTAGCTTTAATAAAATTAGAAAAATTGGTATTTAATTCACTAACATTTATTTTATATATATTTTTCTCTTCTAAAATTTCTATACCTCTAGTCATAAAATTATAAATTTTATCTGAAATATAAGGAAAAATATTATTCATCTCTTTCATTGAAGCTAAAATTTGAGGAATAATTATCATTAATAATACTAATATTATCAGTATTACAATCAGAATAGATGCAATAAGTGAACATATTAAATTCATTTTAATTTTTCTTCTAAAAAATTCTGCTATAGGATTTAGTAATACAGCAAGAAATAAAGCCATTATTATTGATGTAAAATAACCACTCCACTTGCTAATTATTTCTAAAAAGTTAGCAGTACTTAAAAAATATGCTTGAACAACTATAATTAATAAAACTATCCCTAAAATTTTTGTTACTTTTTTTAAACTCATTTATTTTAAACCTCTTACTATTTATCTCAAAATGAAATCAACTTCATTCTCTTCTGAATCTCCAACAATTTTTATTACTAACCTATCAGGTATACCAATAATAACCTCTCCTGGAGATTTTATAAAACCTTGTTTAACTGCAATTTTCAATGGAGAATTTGAGCTTGTTACTCTAACCATTTCATCTTTAAATTGCACATTACAACCACCAATTCCTGTTTCTACAAAAATATTTTTTTCTTCTTTTTGCAATGGTTGAACATACTTCAAATCTCCATCAACCCATATTTCTGCCTTAGCACCTTTTACATCTTTAAAGTTTCCTATTTTTGATAAAAAAACTCCAAAAAATACTATTAAAAATATATAAATTACAGTATCACCTATCTTAAAATATCTATTTTTTTGCATTGGCAAATTTTTCTCCCATGTATATCCTTGTTTCTATTTTATTTTTTGTATTATCTAAAATATCTTTATCTATTTCAACCTTATCTTTCTCAAAAACTAAAATACAAGTTGATCCACCAAATAAGAAATAACCTTTTTCATCTCCTTTATTTACAAAAGAGTTCTCTTTATAAGTTTGAACTATTCCACCAACCATAGTAGCTCCAACATCAACCATTGCTATATCCCCAAACTTTTCAGTGCTTAATATAGCATATTCTCTCTTATTTTCAGAAAAAATTCTAAAATTTGTTTTTATAGCATGAGTTGAAACAGAATAATAATATCCTTCTATCTTTTTATTTTCAGATATTTTTCCACTTGTTGGAAAATGAAATCTATGATAATCTGCTGGTGCTAATCTAAAAATTACAAATGTTCCACCCTTATACTTTTCAGCTAAATCTTTACTCTGAAAAAATTCTTCTAAAGAAAATTCAGATCCTTTCACAAAAAATTTTTGAATCTCATCTATATTTTCATAAGCTAATATTTTTGAATCTGCTGGTGATGCAAGACTTTCTTCATTCTTGTCAATTATTCTAGCTCCATCTTTTAATTCTCTATAAAAAAATTCATTAAAATTATTATAATACTCAGCTGGATACTTATATTCATTCATATTTATATCCATATCTTTTATAAAATCTTTAATTTTATTTTTTGATTCTGGACTAGACATTTTTTTACCATACCAATCAGATAAAATTTTTCTTTTTACAACTGCATTTAAAGTTAGTTTTCCAAAAGGATTATAGTAAAGAAACTCCAAAAAATTCTCTCCCATAACCTTTTCTATTTTTACTTCTCCTGTTTTTCTTTCAATATATCTTATTTTTTCAAACTTCATATTATTTCCCTTACTAGTAATAATTAGAAAAATTATTATTACTAGAACTACTATTATTTTTTTTCGTTTCTTAAACATTTTTTATTTTATTAATTAATCCATATTTTAATTTTAATAAATCAGAAGATAAATCTACCTTATAACTATGTGGATTTTCCAATCTTTTTCTTTCAGGAGATATTTTTCCTAATGTATCAAAATAATAATTTTGTGATTTTTTTACATCTAAAAGTTCACTGTATAAATTTTCAATTATATTTCCATTTTCTATGTAAATATTTGTAAGTTTTTTATATGAATAACTATCTTTTTTTAATAAACTACTTTTAAATTCATACTTTTCATCTCTTATAGAAAATTCTTTATTAGCTGTTAATTTTTCTTTATCCTCATCATTTTTTACTAAAGTTATTAGGTCGGCATAAGCAAACCCTTCTTTATCAAAAATTCTGTACACTTCTTTAAATCCTGGATTTGAAATTTTTATAACATCTCCTGAAATTTTTATTAAAGGTTCTTCATCTAACTCAACTATCTTATAAACTCCTCCAAAACAAGGAAATGATTTGCTTACTGCTATTGCATCTCCCACTCCATACATATCTACACAAGCTCCTTGTTCTTTCAAAGACCTTATAAGTTTTTCATCTAAACCATTAGTTAAAGTTATTTTAGCTTTTGTAAAGCCTTCTTCATCTAATCTTTTACGGCATTTTTTTGATTGATATGCCAAGTCCCCTGAATCAAGTCTTATACCATATATTCCTTGATAGTTGTCATCTATGCCACATTCCTTAAAAGCTTTTATTGCATTTTCTATACCAATATTTATTGCATCATATGTATCTATCAATAATATTAAACTATTATTTTTTCTTTCTCTTCTGTGTGTTATAAAAGTTTTAAAAGCAATTTTTTCAGCTTCTACACCTACCCCAAATGCTTGAATATATGAATGAGACATTGTTCCGTTCGAAGGAAGTCCATACTTATATTCAGTCATTAAATTTGAATGCCCAAAACATCCTCCAATTATAGCTGCTTTATTTCCCTCAACAGCACTATCAAAACCATGAGCTCTTCTACTTCCAAATGCTAAAACCTTTATAGGTGCAGCTACTCTTGTTATCATAGAAGCTTTTGTAGCTATTGCCATATTCATATTCATTATATTTAATATGGGAGTTTCTAAAATTTTAGCTTGTATCAATGGAGCCTTAATAGTTATTATTGGTTCATTAGGATAAACTATTTCTCCATCTCTTAATGCATATAAATCACCAGTGAATTTTAACTTTGATAAAAATTCTATTAAATGCTGTTCTTCTAAAATTTTAGAGAAATATTTTTTCTTTTCTTCTTCCGGAGTATTATTTAAAATCTCTATTAAATGTATAACTTCCTGTATTCCTGAAACAACTGCAAAACCACCATCTTCCGTCTTTCTAAAAAACATATCAAAGACTGCAACTTTATTTTGCATATTTTCCATTAAAAAAATATCACTTTCTGTATATTGATATCTATCAGAGTTGATAACTCTGGCAAATTCTGTTAAAATTAATTCATTATTCATAAGTTCCACCTTGAAAATTTATTTTATTAATTATACCACATTTTTTTGTTTTTCCAAATAATAATTTAAATACGATAAGTGAACTTAATATATTAAAAAAATATAGAGGTGATTTTAATGAGAACAGTTATTCAAAAAGTTAAATGTGCTAAAGTCAGTGTAGATAGTAAAATTATAGGAGAGATTAATCATGGTTTTCTTGTCTTATTGGGAATTACACACGATGATAGTGAAAAAGAAGTTAAATGGCTCGCAAACAAAATAAAGGATTTAAGGATTTTTGAAGATGAAAATCAAAAGATGAATTTATCACTAGAAGATGTAAAAGGTGAAATATTAATTGTCTCACAATTTACTCTTTATGGTAATTGTATAAAAGGTCGTCGTCCATCTTTTATCGATGCTGCTAGACCTGAGTATGCAAAAGAATTATATCTAAAATTTATAGATGAATTTAAAAATTTTGGAATAAAAACAGAAGTTGGAGAATTTGGAGCTGATATGCAAGTTGAACTGCTAAATGATGGGCCAGTTACCATGATAATAGATACAAAAGATGCTAAAATTTAGTTTTATTCCTTTGATAAATAAAGTCTCCTGACAACCGTATGACTCTTCCGAGCTCACCGAAATGCTCTCCAGAGTAATACGGAGGTTGGAGACTAATTTTCATATTAAATTTATACTTTCCTATAAAATAAACTCTTCGAACTAATACAGACATCAGGAGATATTATTTTATTTATACATTTATGCAAAAAATTCTCCATTATCACAATAATTTTCACCAGTCAATGTAAAAAATATAACACAGCAATCTTTATTGTTATTTACTTTTTTTATAAGTTCTGTTAAATACTTAGCAACCTCTTTTTTTATTTTTTCTTCCCTTGCAAACCAATATATTTCAACAAAAGTATAGCCTTCTACAATTTTTCCATCAAAAATATATTCAGTTTCTTGGTGCTCTATGGTCACCCAAGTTCTATCACAATTTATAATTTTAGATAAATTATCTACTATTTCTTTACTGTGTTCCACTATTATTTTTTTCTCAATTCCTCTTATTTTTAAATGTGGCATAATTCCTCCTAAACTATATTTTATTTTTTTGTTAAAGTCATTCCTGTAAATCCAAAAATTAATGTTAATATCAATGAAAGGTAACAGAAAAATGAAAATGGTAAGTAAGCTACTGTACTAACTCCTAAAACACTAGTTATAAAAACCCCACAAACTCCCCAAGGAACTAAAGGATTGATAACAGTTCCTGAATCTTCTAAGGTTCTTGATAAATTTTTAGAATGTAGTTGCAATTCATCATAGATAGGCTTAAAAGTTTTTCCTGAAAGTAAAATACTTAAGTATTGCTCTCCCACTATGTAATTTACTCCTAAAGCTGTAAAAGCTACACAAAAAGTCGCTCTTGATGGTGTTGTTAATAAATGAGCTATGCTTTCTAATAATGTAGGAATAATTCCTAAACCAAATAATAAACCTCCCAAGGCCAAAGCAAGTATTACTATTGTCAATGTAAAAAACATACTGTTTATTCCACCTCTATTTAGAAGACTTGCTATTGTTTGTGGTAAATCAGCCTTTGAAAATCCTGCAAATAAAAACCCAGCTATTTCTTCTAAACTATAAGAATTATTAATGAATGCTATTCCTAGTCCAACTATACTTGTATATATAATTGTTAATATTGCTGGAACTTTTAATATTGAAAATATTATTAATAAAATGAAAGGTATAAAAGATAAATTATTAACTAAACCTGTATTTAAAATATCATTCTTAAATTGTACAACACTTGATATATCTCCAACCTTATTCCAAGGAGAAAGTAAAGTAAATGCAAGAGCTGATAATATAAAAGCTGGAACTGTTGTATACATCATATTTTTTATATGTTCAAATAAATCAACTCCGACTATACTTGCCGAAATACTTGTTGTATCTGATAAAGGAGACATTTTATCTCCAAAAAATGCTCCAGATACTATTGCTCCAGCAGTGATTGCAGGATTTAATCCAAAAGCATTAGACATTCCCATAAGAGCAACTCCTAAAGTTGCAACAGTAGTCAAGCTACTTCCAATAGCTATTCCAATAATTGCTGTTATTACAAAAGATGAAAGGTAAAACACCTTTGTTGAAATTATATCTAAACCATAAAAAATTAATGTTGGTATAGACCCTGCCATCATTAGTACTGTAACTAAAATTCCAATGAAAAAAAACAAAAATACAGCTCCCATACTTGTACTAACAGATTGAATCATACTATTTTGTAATAATGAAAATTTAACTTTATTTATAGAACCATATAATAATAAAAATACAATAGTTATTAAAACTGGAATATGTGGTGTCATATTTGGAATTCCTATCATTGAGTATCCTAGTATTAGAAATACTATCAAAATTATAAGTATTGCTTCCATTTTCTTCGGTTTGTGATGTTGTACTAAATCAAACATAAAAATCTCTCCCTCTAATTTTTTTATAAAGCCCATTAACAACCTTATGAGTTTTAAAAATTTAATAAACACAGTTTATTCAAACTAATATAGCCATTTGAGCCTAATTTTTATTTTAAATTTTATACTTTTCTAACAAATAACAAATAAATAAAGTCTCTTGACAGCCGTATGAGTTCTACGAGCTCAATGAACACAGGCTCTTCCAACTAATACGGATGTCAGAGACTATTTTTG encodes the following:
- a CDS encoding AI-2E family transporter; translated protein: MSLKKVTKILGIVLLIIVVQAYFLSTANFLEIISKWSGYFTSIIMALFLAVLLNPIAEFFRRKIKMNLICSLIASILIVILIILVLLMIIIPQILASMKEMNNIFPYISDKIYNFMTRGIEILEEKNIYKINVSELNTNFSNFIKANSSSIQKIGSVLLGNIVRWSVGLTNVVVAFILAFLILLDRERLLNTLKNIVKIIFGEKNTDYVMLKLKASETIFLNYIGGKIIVSFIVGLCVYITLLITGTPYAALSGILLGIGNMIPYVGSLVGGIIAFFLILIIAPIKTIFLIVAIVISQLVDGFIVGPKIIGDKVGLSSFWVMVSMIVFGNLFGLLGMFLGTPLLSIIRLFYKDLVKKAEREGEK
- a CDS encoding NusG domain II-containing protein, with the translated sequence MQKNRYFKIGDTVIYIFLIVFFGVFLSKIGNFKDVKGAKAEIWVDGDLKYVQPLQKEEKNIFVETGIGGCNVQFKDEMVRVTSSNSPLKIAVKQGFIKSPGEVIIGIPDRLVIKIVGDSEENEVDFILR
- a CDS encoding phosphatidylserine decarboxylase, whose product is MKFEKIRYIERKTGEVKIEKVMGENFLEFLYYNPFGKLTLNAVVKRKILSDWYGKKMSSPESKNKIKDFIKDMDINMNEYKYPAEYYNNFNEFFYRELKDGARIIDKNEESLASPADSKILAYENIDEIQKFFVKGSEFSLEEFFQSKDLAEKYKGGTFVIFRLAPADYHRFHFPTSGKISENKKIEGYYYSVSTHAIKTNFRIFSENKREYAILSTEKFGDIAMVDVGATMVGGIVQTYKENSFVNKGDEKGYFLFGGSTCILVFEKDKVEIDKDILDNTKNKIETRIYMGEKFANAKK
- a CDS encoding nicotinate phosphoribosyltransferase, whose amino-acid sequence is MNNELILTEFARVINSDRYQYTESDIFLMENMQNKVAVFDMFFRKTEDGGFAVVSGIQEVIHLIEILNNTPEEEKKKYFSKILEEQHLIEFLSKLKFTGDLYALRDGEIVYPNEPIITIKAPLIQAKILETPILNIMNMNMAIATKASMITRVAAPIKVLAFGSRRAHGFDSAVEGNKAAIIGGCFGHSNLMTEYKYGLPSNGTMSHSYIQAFGVGVEAEKIAFKTFITHRRERKNNSLILLIDTYDAINIGIENAIKAFKECGIDDNYQGIYGIRLDSGDLAYQSKKCRKRLDEEGFTKAKITLTNGLDEKLIRSLKEQGACVDMYGVGDAIAVSKSFPCFGGVYKIVELDEEPLIKISGDVIKISNPGFKEVYRIFDKEGFAYADLITLVKNDEDKEKLTANKEFSIRDEKYEFKSSLLKKDSYSYKKLTNIYIENGNIIENLYSELLDVKKSQNYYFDTLGKISPERKRLENPHSYKVDLSSDLLKLKYGLINKIKNV
- the dtd gene encoding D-aminoacyl-tRNA deacylase, translated to MRTVIQKVKCAKVSVDSKIIGEINHGFLVLLGITHDDSEKEVKWLANKIKDLRIFEDENQKMNLSLEDVKGEILIVSQFTLYGNCIKGRRPSFIDAARPEYAKELYLKFIDEFKNFGIKTEVGEFGADMQVELLNDGPVTMIIDTKDAKI
- a CDS encoding DUF1904 domain-containing protein, translating into MPHLKIRGIEKKIIVEHSKEIVDNLSKIINCDRTWVTIEHQETEYIFDGKIVEGYTFVEIYWFAREEKIKKEVAKYLTELIKKVNNNKDCCVIFFTLTGENYCDNGEFFA
- the nhaC gene encoding Na+/H+ antiporter NhaC yields the protein MFDLVQHHKPKKMEAILIILIVFLILGYSMIGIPNMTPHIPVLITIVFLLLYGSINKVKFSLLQNSMIQSVSTSMGAVFLFFFIGILVTVLMMAGSIPTLIFYGLDIISTKVFYLSSFVITAIIGIAIGSSLTTVATLGVALMGMSNAFGLNPAITAGAIVSGAFFGDKMSPLSDTTSISASIVGVDLFEHIKNMMYTTVPAFILSALAFTLLSPWNKVGDISSVVQFKNDILNTGLVNNLSFIPFILLIIFSILKVPAILTIIYTSIVGLGIAFINNSYSLEEIAGFLFAGFSKADLPQTIASLLNRGGINSMFFTLTIVILALALGGLLFGLGIIPTLLESIAHLLTTPSRATFCVAFTALGVNYIVGEQYLSILLSGKTFKPIYDELQLHSKNLSRTLEDSGTVINPLVPWGVCGVFITSVLGVSTVAYLPFSFFCYLSLILTLIFGFTGMTLTKK